CAAAAAGGTATTCTTTTCATCGGAGGTGTCTACATTGAAGAAACATTGGGCTTTTATTAATACCGGCTTTCAGGATGCTTCGTGGAATATGGCATTTGATGAGTGCTTAATCAACTGGCATCATGAAGGTAAAATCCCACCAACATTACGATTTTATGGCTGGAAAGCACCTAGTTTATCTGTCGGCTACTTTCAAAAGGTTGACAAAAAGATTGATTTCGATGCAATAGAACGGCATAAATGCCAATTTGTCAGACGATTAACCGGTGGCAGTGCAGTGCTTCATGACGATGAATTAACGTACAGCCTTGTTATTTCAGAGAATGACCCAGATATTCCTGTGTCCGTTCAAGAAGCATACCACGTACTATCCAAAGGGGTATTTGAAGGTTATCACAACTTAGGCATCCCCGCTGAGTACGCAATTCCAGACAGGGAAAAGGCCAGAGGCAGAACAGCAATATGTTTTGAAAAACCTGCATTCTACGAAATGGTTGTAGAAGGGAAAAAGCTTTCTGGAAATGCTCAAACAAGAAAAAAAGGCGTACTTATGCAGCATGGCTCAATTCCAATGAGCATGGATACAGAGATGCTCTTTGATTTATTCTTATTTTCCTCCGAACGTTTACGAGAACGGAGTCGAGACGCTTTTTTCAAAAAAGCCGTCACAATTAATCAATTGACAAATCGAAAGTATCATTATGACATGTTAACGGAAGCATTTAAAGCGGGTTTCAAGAAAGGTTTAAATCTTGAGCTCCATCCTTTGCAATTAACAGAAACCCAATGGCAAGAAGTACAGCAATTAGCACAATCAAAATATGAATCGAAAGCATGGAATCTAACTCAAAATAAGGAGCGTGCTAGCATTGGCTAAACAGGCAGAACATATTCGTAAACCAGAATGGCTTAAAACCAAAATCAACACAAATGAATCCTATAAAAAACTAAAGCACTTAATGCGTGATCAACGACTGAATACAGTATGCGAAGAAGCAAAATGTCCCAATATTTATGAATGCTGGAGCGAACGAAAAACAGCCACGTTTATGATTTTAGGCGATACATGTACTCGGGGCTGCCGTTTTTGTGCAGTGAAAACAGGTCTTCCAAGCGGGCTTGACCTGGGTGAACCAAAGCGAGTTGCTGACTCTGTTTCCATTATGGGGCTAAAACATGTTGTTGTGACAGCGGTTGCGCGTGATGACCTGGAAGATGGAGGAGCAGCTGTTTTTGCCAATACTGTCCGGGCAATTCGTCATCAGAACCCAGGCTGTACGATAGAAGTTCTGCCATCTGATATGAAAGGTGATTATGAAAGCTTACATACGCTGATGGATAGCGAACCAGATATTTTCAATCATAATATTGAAACCGTTAGACGATTAACAAAACGCGTTCGAGCCATCGCAAGATACGACCGGTCCTTACAGCTGCTTCAACGTGTGAAAGAAATTGCACCAGCTATTCCTACAAAATCCAGTATTATGGTCGGACTGGGAGAAACAAAAGAGGAACTCATCGAGGCAATGGATGATTTGCGTGCCCATAATGTGGATATCGTTACAATTGGACAATATTTACAACCAACGAAAAAGCACTTAAACGTTGAAAAGTATTACCATCCAGATGAATTTGAAGAATTGAAACAAATCGCTCTCGAGAAAGGCTTCTCACATTGTGAGTCTGGTCCATTGGTACGCTCTTCTTACCATGCTGATGAACAAGTAAGCCAATCTTCAGCACAAAGACGAATTAAATATATGAAAGGCTATGAGTCACAAGAGAATAAACAAGTTGATTTTCACTTTTAAACTTTTAAATACATGTTATTTAAAAAATCCCTCCTAATAATTCGTTAGGGGGGATTTATCGACACATTCACTCTCAATCCGACAGCCTTCCCACAAATTATACCTTCTAACATAAAATTTCCCTTCTCCATCACGAGCTTATTATGCATCTACCCTACTTCATCCGTACAATTTTCATTTCCCAAAATTTATTAGACTATTATACAGGCATCGCGAGAGTATCAACATATCTTGATAGTAAATACAGCAACAGAGAAAGGAGCGACAATTCATGAGTCATAATCCCCATCCATGCAATCATCATAATTGTGTTTGTGAAGTAGTAAGAAAGATAGTCTGTGCACAGAAAGAAGTATCCGATAGAGACAAAAACAAACACTGCAGCAGCAGCTGTGAAAATTCTATTAAACAATTACTTTCATCACATTCTAAAAGCAAAAATATGAACACAACCATTCCATTTGTTCTATTTAACAAAGGCAGCCTTAAACCATTTATTGCAAGCGGTGTTCATAAAAAAGAAAAAAAAGGATGCCATCATGATTATGATACATTTGCTGCAATCGAAACACCAGTCTTGCGGGCTATACGATTTATTCCACACAGCTGCTGTGTCGAGGTTGAATTATTACAGCCTGTAAATGAACATTGTATTCCAGTAACGCATAAAGGAGAAAAACTAGTTGATTTCTTTGAAAGTAAATCTCATCATCATACAGTAGACTTCAAAAAAACTGGTATCTGTATCACACTAGATTTAGAATGCTTTTGCGCTATCACTTGCTTAGATCCTATTAGACCATTACCACCGGGCCATCATTCTTGTACATGTTAGTATATGAAAGAAAGGTTTTTACCGCAGCAACAAAAAGACCCTGAGCATCGGCTTAGGGTCTTTCATTCTGAATTCTCCGTAATGTTTTTCCGTTTATACTTTCTTTCACTTTGGGAATCGTCCTTCGTTTTCGTCTTCTTTTTTTCGTCGTGTGTTTCTATTTTTAAATCTTCCATCGGTATATCATCCACAAACTTTTGCTCTTCCTGTTCATCCAGCTTCGTTCTTCTCTCTTCATTCCACTTCGGCTTCTCATTACTGGTAGAACGTTTATCTTTATCGCGCATTGACTTCTCACCTCATTGTCTCTTTTTATTTTCATTTCCTTTCAGCACTATTATTAAACCTAATCATGAAAAAACTTCTTTTTCTTGCTATACTTTAAGAAAGACAGGCAGACGGAGGTTTATTACAATGAGCGAATTTATGAAAATTAAAACCATCGAACATGCAGAAAGATTTATAACAGAAAACCAGCTTTCTTTCCTATATTTTTCCCGGCCAAATTGCAGTGTTTGTCATGGGCTATTACCACAGGTTGAAAAATTGATGGAATCCTATCCACAAATAAATACAGCTCATATTAATGTAGAGGAAGTTCAAATGGCAGCTGGACGTTTTTCAATCTTTACCATCCCTGTTCTATTGTTTTTTGTAGATGGAAAAGAATATATACGGGAAGCACGAATTGTACATTTGGATTTATTAGAAGAAAAGATACGCAGAATTTATGAAAATGTGCTTGAATCCTAACGATTCAAGCACATTTTTACATATTGCTATATCTCTCTTCGCATTGCCATTAAAACATCAATTTTTGTGGCACGGTTTGCTGGGCGCAAACCAGATAAAATCGTCACAAGCAAGCAAATTCCCACAGAAATGAGAACAAGGCTAACAGGTATCATCGAAAATTGCAGTTGTTCTGGCAGCTCTTCCTGAAAGGCAAACTCTATAATAATTGGCAAACCTATATTTACTAAGGAACTGACCACGTAAGCTACTAAGGTACCTATGAACGCTCCAACAATTCCGATATAACTGCTTTCCAGCAGAAAAATTTGTTTAATTGTCTTGGGATTTGCACCAATTGCCTTCATAATACCAATATCTGGGGCACGTTCTGTTACCGCCATTGTCATCGTATTATAAATACCAATTGAAGCAATAAGAATCGCAATTGTACCGATTAGAATTAAGCCTGCTTTCATGATTGTAAACAGCATGTTGATCTGCTTCATCTCACTAACAACAGAATATGAAGCATAATTTGCATCGTCTAGTTCATCCACAATAACCTGAACTGCTTCCAGGTTCGTTGCATACACTTTTACTTCATCAAATGCATTGAGAGTTGCTGAATCAAGCTGGTCTCCATCAACACCTAATTCTCCACCAGGTGCTCCGGTATAAGCTTCCACATCAGTAAAAACCTCACCAGAAATATATACATTCTGATCTTGTATCCAATCTTTCGTTGGCTTTTTTAAAATTCCAACAACAGTAAGCGGTACAGCCTTTTCCTCTCCATCAACCTCTAAATTCCTTTTCACTGTCATATTTAACGTTTGTCCAATTAAATTGTCTTGATACAGATATTCCCCTTTAATTTCTCCAGATGCTTCATCATATATATCCTCACCTTTCACATCCTGTACAAAATAATCCAGAAAATGATAGCCTACAACTACTTCATTCGGCTTTTCCGGCAGCCTTCCTTTATCAAGCTCCAACCCCGCATCTACCTCAGACGGAAAATGTGCTGATACAGCAGTTGTTTCTGATCCATATTCATCCAGGGAAAAAGTCGGAAATTGACGCAGTTGATTTTTCCGTGTTACAGCATTAACATTATCAATAGACTCTAAGTAATCAATATCTTCCATCGTTAGGGAGCGATAGTTACCATCCTTTTCTAGATGTCCATGGATATCAATTTCTGTAACAATTTGCTGTTCCAACGTCTCTTTAATAATACTCTCTTGCAGCCCATATCCAACAGATGCTAAAACAATAAGGAAGGCACATCCCATTGCCGTTGCTAGAATAGTCATCCCTGTTCTTACTTTATTCTTTTTAAGATTCTGCAGAACGAAGCGAAATTGATCTTTTATTTTCATTGGGATCTAACCCCCTCTGCAATTCGTCCGTCACTTATCGTTATGGTTCGGTCACCAATTGCCGCTACTTCGTCATCATGGGTAATGATAAGAAATGTGATCCCCATTTCCAAATTGAGCTGTTTAATCAATTGCAGCAGCTCTGCCTCTGTTTCGCTGTCTAAACTTCCGGTTGGTTCATCAGCGAGGATTAACGGTGGGTTTAATACTAATGCTCTCGCAATACTGACACGTTGCTGCTGACCACCAGATAACTCACTTGGATAATGATCGGCGAATTCTATTAAGCCAACCTTCTCCAGAATAGCAAGCGTTATTTCCTTGCGTGATGATTCACTTTCACCATTTAAAATTAATGGCAATTCAATATTTTGAAAAGCTGTCATACTGGGAATTAACTGGAAGCTTTGAAAAATAAATCCCATATGCTTTAAACGAAAATCTGCAAATCCAGACTCCGATAAGTCACTCACTCTCTGATCATTTATCCAGATTTCGCCCTCTGTTGGACGAATAAAGCCACTAATCAAATTCAGTAGCGTAGATTTTCCTGAACCACTTT
This region of Oceanobacillus sp. FSL K6-2867 genomic DNA includes:
- a CDS encoding FtsX-like permease family protein; amino-acid sequence: MKIKDQFRFVLQNLKKNKVRTGMTILATAMGCAFLIVLASVGYGLQESIIKETLEQQIVTEIDIHGHLEKDGNYRSLTMEDIDYLESIDNVNAVTRKNQLRQFPTFSLDEYGSETTAVSAHFPSEVDAGLELDKGRLPEKPNEVVVGYHFLDYFVQDVKGEDIYDEASGEIKGEYLYQDNLIGQTLNMTVKRNLEVDGEEKAVPLTVVGILKKPTKDWIQDQNVYISGEVFTDVEAYTGAPGGELGVDGDQLDSATLNAFDEVKVYATNLEAVQVIVDELDDANYASYSVVSEMKQINMLFTIMKAGLILIGTIAILIASIGIYNTMTMAVTERAPDIGIMKAIGANPKTIKQIFLLESSYIGIVGAFIGTLVAYVVSSLVNIGLPIIIEFAFQEELPEQLQFSMIPVSLVLISVGICLLVTILSGLRPANRATKIDVLMAMRREI
- a CDS encoding ABC transporter ATP-binding protein, coding for MITVKQLSHHFVLGKKRQETTLPVLQDISFQVNEGEIVTIVGKSGSGKSTLLNLISGFIRPTEGEIWINDQRVSDLSESGFADFRLKHMGFIFQSFQLIPSMTAFQNIELPLILNGESESSRKEITLAILEKVGLIEFADHYPSELSGGQQQRVSIARALVLNPPLILADEPTGSLDSETEAELLQLIKQLNLEMGITFLIITHDDEVAAIGDRTITISDGRIAEGVRSQ
- a CDS encoding lipoate--protein ligase family protein, which produces MAFDECLINWHHEGKIPPTLRFYGWKAPSLSVGYFQKVDKKIDFDAIERHKCQFVRRLTGGSAVLHDDELTYSLVISENDPDIPVSVQEAYHVLSKGVFEGYHNLGIPAEYAIPDREKARGRTAICFEKPAFYEMVVEGKKLSGNAQTRKKGVLMQHGSIPMSMDTEMLFDLFLFSSERLRERSRDAFFKKAVTINQLTNRKYHYDMLTEAFKAGFKKGLNLELHPLQLTETQWQEVQQLAQSKYESKAWNLTQNKERASIG
- a CDS encoding thioredoxin family protein, encoding MSEFMKIKTIEHAERFITENQLSFLYFSRPNCSVCHGLLPQVEKLMESYPQINTAHINVEEVQMAAGRFSIFTIPVLLFFVDGKEYIREARIVHLDLLEEKIRRIYENVLES
- a CDS encoding CotY/CotZ family spore coat protein, producing MSHNPHPCNHHNCVCEVVRKIVCAQKEVSDRDKNKHCSSSCENSIKQLLSSHSKSKNMNTTIPFVLFNKGSLKPFIASGVHKKEKKGCHHDYDTFAAIETPVLRAIRFIPHSCCVEVELLQPVNEHCIPVTHKGEKLVDFFESKSHHHTVDFKKTGICITLDLECFCAITCLDPIRPLPPGHHSCTC
- the lipA gene encoding lipoyl synthase; the encoded protein is MAKQAEHIRKPEWLKTKINTNESYKKLKHLMRDQRLNTVCEEAKCPNIYECWSERKTATFMILGDTCTRGCRFCAVKTGLPSGLDLGEPKRVADSVSIMGLKHVVVTAVARDDLEDGGAAVFANTVRAIRHQNPGCTIEVLPSDMKGDYESLHTLMDSEPDIFNHNIETVRRLTKRVRAIARYDRSLQLLQRVKEIAPAIPTKSSIMVGLGETKEELIEAMDDLRAHNVDIVTIGQYLQPTKKHLNVEKYYHPDEFEELKQIALEKGFSHCESGPLVRSSYHADEQVSQSSAQRRIKYMKGYESQENKQVDFHF